Proteins encoded by one window of Acetivibrio thermocellus ATCC 27405:
- a CDS encoding DUF5702 domain-containing protein, whose product MLITIAIPAILVEGTRIKAAQTQIESALDISAKSALANYNYLLKELYGLMALSSDDPDLLMGEIIYYLERNLMVEGIKEHKTKAESTLDTINESETVKNIKKFLGVDKKKEEKSLDLYDYKIENLKVQPIYNLSEPEVLRAQILEYMKYRGPKELSEGLMDKFLALKDFKKQADILKEKLDVDKNLTEIKENEVKASDNMVTVNKFATDANIPNQLDLAAQYILQKVKLEKAIKDMEEEIKDKEEKLDEIRKEINEYKDEIKDLKKQIEEKKKEAEDDESGEVDVSNEENRIKEIESLIKDLEDSKDEIEEEIDELKEKIKANKKELEDKKTLIKNVNDRLIGYIDKTIKAVEEARNALETVMKKSVETVAKIDQINEKLEGETNEFSNSTRLDLGSKKERISAEDLTPKIAELNHNLALLNDIKNCIENARMKELGLSDFGDAIPDIDEVRARLNIETVKAKIAEYKGKVNGDPIDYYADKGIISDKPKEGEKDPRDSISDFTKKGGPEDENPVKENKKTMPEDVPSKNGYKRTELEEIKNDMEHVKNILGIIASGGKSGGTSTGKELGAVDLSKTSFSKDNTEFSKSGLDFLLGISEIFMDGIYNLRDEIYINEYIMGSFANYTTDLEKDLDLRGNLMKNRPVFFDANHADVEYILGGFESEKENINAVKAQITLVRFALNVIAIYTDPYKFNTALEVATVVAGWTGGVGVPIVHTLIMMAWAMAESLFDVYLLLKGESIPIFKTRNTWITDIKGLSTTITNEIIYEAKNKAKNAAELVIDYTENKAEEFLEKAGIAISDYIDSKIDLLVDKAFASIENPFKEGKYSAENIFNDLEASLNVKVEGEVGDIMSEISSKIQTLLLEQMKSVENSTIGDYVPVTIQGIDYTDFLEVYKNKNLKEAIAELTAMLAEGKELFGYSVEETSKKVNSMIFNTIQEAKKKVKNNIKAGIENYRENLVNKFKETFQKVAEKGKEEVNKFIDSIGNTNDSEVMKTNLKGSFLSMKYADYLRLFLLFTEKEVKMRRIADLIQVNMRTISRDKTFKMSECSTYMRIESSVSIKYLFATKPFIPKEFRTEDGKRIKFDVILYKGY is encoded by the coding sequence TTGTTGATAACGATTGCCATCCCCGCTATATTGGTTGAAGGAACGAGAATAAAGGCGGCACAGACACAAATCGAAAGTGCCCTGGATATATCGGCAAAGTCAGCTCTTGCCAATTATAATTATTTGTTGAAAGAGCTATATGGCCTTATGGCTCTGTCCAGTGATGATCCCGACTTGTTGATGGGAGAAATAATATATTATCTTGAAAGGAATTTGATGGTTGAAGGTATTAAAGAACACAAAACAAAAGCGGAATCAACTCTTGATACCATAAATGAATCGGAAACCGTTAAAAATATAAAGAAGTTTTTGGGAGTGGACAAGAAAAAAGAGGAAAAATCTTTGGATTTGTATGATTATAAAATTGAAAATCTTAAAGTTCAACCAATATATAACCTGTCGGAGCCGGAGGTTCTGAGAGCGCAGATACTGGAATATATGAAATACAGAGGTCCGAAGGAATTGTCTGAAGGACTTATGGATAAATTTCTTGCTTTGAAGGATTTTAAGAAGCAGGCTGATATTTTAAAGGAGAAGCTTGATGTTGACAAGAATTTAACGGAGATTAAGGAAAATGAGGTTAAAGCCTCAGATAATATGGTGACGGTCAATAAATTTGCCACAGATGCAAATATACCAAATCAGTTGGATTTGGCTGCGCAATATATATTGCAAAAAGTTAAGTTGGAAAAAGCGATAAAGGACATGGAGGAAGAGATAAAAGATAAGGAAGAAAAGTTGGATGAAATTAGGAAGGAAATAAATGAATACAAGGATGAAATCAAAGACCTCAAGAAGCAGATAGAGGAAAAGAAAAAAGAGGCTGAAGATGATGAGTCCGGTGAAGTGGATGTATCAAACGAGGAAAACAGGATAAAAGAGATTGAAAGTTTGATTAAGGATCTTGAGGATTCGAAGGATGAGATTGAAGAAGAAATAGACGAGTTGAAAGAAAAAATAAAAGCAAATAAAAAAGAATTGGAGGATAAGAAGACACTTATAAAGAACGTTAACGATAGATTAATAGGTTATATTGACAAAACCATAAAAGCTGTAGAGGAAGCAAGGAATGCACTTGAGACTGTAATGAAAAAGTCGGTAGAGACTGTGGCAAAGATTGACCAAATAAATGAGAAGCTGGAAGGAGAAACGAATGAATTTTCAAATTCCACAAGGCTTGACCTCGGAAGCAAGAAAGAAAGGATATCGGCAGAGGATTTGACTCCCAAGATTGCCGAGCTTAATCACAACCTTGCTCTGCTGAATGATATAAAGAATTGTATAGAAAATGCAAGAATGAAAGAACTTGGTTTGAGTGATTTTGGGGATGCAATTCCGGATATAGATGAAGTGCGTGCAAGGCTTAATATTGAGACGGTGAAGGCGAAAATAGCAGAGTATAAAGGTAAAGTCAATGGTGATCCTATTGATTATTATGCAGACAAGGGTATAATTTCTGACAAACCCAAGGAAGGGGAAAAGGATCCGAGGGATTCCATAAGTGATTTTACGAAAAAAGGCGGACCCGAGGATGAAAATCCGGTAAAGGAAAACAAGAAGACGATGCCGGAGGATGTACCGTCGAAAAATGGGTATAAACGGACGGAACTGGAAGAAATAAAAAATGATATGGAACATGTAAAGAATATACTTGGTATTATAGCTTCAGGAGGGAAGAGTGGAGGAACTTCAACCGGAAAAGAGCTTGGCGCGGTGGATTTGAGTAAGACATCGTTCTCGAAGGATAATACGGAGTTTTCAAAGAGCGGATTGGATTTTCTTTTGGGTATATCAGAAATATTTATGGACGGTATCTATAATTTGAGAGATGAAATATATATAAATGAGTACATAATGGGAAGCTTTGCGAATTACACCACGGATTTGGAGAAAGACCTGGATTTAAGAGGAAATTTGATGAAAAACAGGCCGGTTTTCTTTGACGCGAACCATGCGGATGTAGAGTATATTTTAGGGGGATTTGAGAGTGAAAAGGAGAATATAAATGCAGTAAAGGCACAGATTACTCTTGTTAGGTTTGCGTTGAATGTTATAGCTATATATACGGATCCATATAAGTTTAATACTGCATTAGAGGTTGCTACCGTTGTGGCTGGGTGGACCGGTGGTGTAGGTGTACCGATAGTGCACACATTAATTATGATGGCTTGGGCAATGGCTGAGTCTTTGTTTGATGTATATTTGTTGTTAAAGGGGGAGAGTATACCAATATTTAAAACGAGAAATACATGGATAACGGATATAAAAGGACTTTCGACAACAATTACAAATGAAATTATTTATGAAGCTAAAAATAAGGCAAAAAATGCTGCAGAGCTTGTTATTGACTATACAGAGAATAAAGCAGAGGAATTTTTAGAAAAAGCTGGAATTGCCATATCAGATTATATTGACTCTAAGATAGATTTACTGGTAGATAAGGCTTTTGCTAGCATTGAAAATCCTTTTAAGGAAGGTAAATATTCTGCAGAAAATATTTTTAATGATTTAGAAGCAAGTTTAAATGTAAAAGTTGAAGGAGAAGTAGGAGATATAATGAGTGAAATTAGCAGTAAAATTCAAACTTTACTTCTCGAACAGATGAAATCTGTAGAAAATAGTACTATAGGTGATTATGTGCCTGTTACTATTCAAGGAATTGATTATACAGACTTTCTTGAAGTATACAAGAATAAAAATCTTAAAGAAGCTATAGCTGAGTTAACTGCAATGCTCGCAGAAGGGAAAGAGTTGTTTGGTTATAGTGTGGAAGAGACAAGTAAAAAAGTGAACAGTATGATTTTTAATACTATTCAGGAAGCTAAAAAGAAAGTAAAGAATAATATAAAAGCAGGAATTGAGAATTATAGAGAAAATTTGGTTAATAAGTTTAAAGAAACATTTCAAAAAGTTGCTGAGAAAGGAAAAGAAGAAGTAAATAAATTTATTGATTCTATAGGAAATACAAATGATTCAGAGGTAATGAAAACAAACCTCAAAGGGTCTTTTCTATCGATGAAATATGCTGATTATCTAAGATTATTTTTACTTTTTACAGAAAAAGAGGTGAAGATGAGAAGGATAGCTGATTTGATACAGGTAAATATGCGGACTATTTCAAGAGATAAAACTTTTAAAATGTCGGAGTGTAGTACCTATATGCGTATTGAATCTTCAGTTTCGATAAAATATTTGTTTGCAACAAAACCTTTTATTCCGAAGGAATTCAGGACTGAAGATGGAAAAAGAATAAAGTTTGATGTTATCCTATATAAGGGATATTGA
- a CDS encoding TadE/TadG family type IV pilus assembly protein gives MNILKELLKKKDGSLTVEAAISLPLFMCVFLSIAFFMKVVYIHNNVQYAINGAANEVATYSYLYSISGLQKVNDAITETTDEYGTTASEHTKEILEAFDALGDISQQSLESFKGLAAGDTTQIDKLKELYEEGKISVGTVQKVIGEVKENPRKEFISVASLFFSAGYEKIKSELSEPLIKLFMRKYIDERIFNSKGGPGAYIVVKEGKDPLDAFSFNNRIFTDNKSIDIRVKYKIKTSLPINILPEISIEQRATVRGWMDGDKSAPVKEEPKEESLWDKAPFEYGKVITEKELEKYPDKYPNSGHIYEVRSINLDCETYKDIKKAKSSLKSSINKFSSKTKDVAEITSRTFIIVIPEGTLTDEIKAMLEELKSEAASGTPSIEVIYKEGYGRQSNVSDSSEEEK, from the coding sequence ATGAATATTTTAAAAGAACTGCTTAAAAAGAAAGATGGGTCGTTAACTGTAGAGGCTGCAATTTCATTGCCGCTGTTTATGTGTGTGTTTTTATCCATAGCCTTTTTCATGAAGGTTGTGTATATACATAATAATGTGCAATATGCAATAAACGGCGCTGCCAATGAAGTTGCAACCTACAGCTATCTTTATTCAATTTCCGGCCTCCAGAAGGTGAATGATGCTATTACGGAAACAACGGATGAATATGGAACGACTGCATCAGAGCATACAAAAGAGATTCTGGAAGCTTTTGATGCCTTGGGAGATATTTCACAGCAGAGTCTGGAATCGTTTAAAGGACTGGCGGCAGGTGATACAACACAAATAGACAAGTTAAAGGAGTTGTATGAAGAAGGTAAAATTTCAGTGGGGACCGTCCAGAAAGTCATTGGTGAAGTAAAGGAGAATCCCAGAAAAGAGTTCATCAGTGTTGCTTCTTTGTTTTTCAGTGCAGGATATGAAAAAATCAAATCTGAATTGTCAGAGCCGTTAATTAAGCTCTTTATGAGAAAATACATTGACGAGAGAATATTCAACAGCAAGGGTGGACCGGGAGCTTATATTGTAGTAAAGGAAGGAAAAGACCCGTTAGATGCTTTTAGCTTTAACAACCGGATATTTACCGACAATAAGAGCATAGATATAAGAGTAAAATATAAGATAAAGACTTCGTTGCCTATAAACATTCTTCCTGAAATCAGCATCGAGCAACGGGCAACTGTCAGAGGATGGATGGACGGAGATAAATCGGCACCGGTAAAAGAGGAACCAAAAGAAGAATCTTTATGGGATAAAGCGCCTTTTGAGTACGGTAAAGTGATTACCGAGAAAGAACTTGAAAAGTATCCGGACAAATATCCGAATTCCGGGCATATATATGAAGTCAGGAGTATCAATTTGGATTGCGAAACGTATAAAGATATTAAAAAAGCAAAGAGCTCTTTAAAGAGCAGTATTAATAAATTTAGTTCGAAAACTAAAGATGTCGCTGAAATTACTTCAAGGACATTTATTATAGTGATACCGGAAGGGACATTGACAGACGAAATCAAGGCAATGTTGGAAGAACTGAAAAGTGAAGCGGCTTCCGGGACACCTTCGATAGAGGTGATTTATAAAGAAGGATATGGAAGACAAAGTAATGTAAGTGACAGCAGCGAAGAAGAAAAGTAA
- a CDS encoding copper amine oxidase N-terminal domain-containing protein, translating into MRKSAKLILTIFIVTILFSNITFAINIPLRVVVNGEELYFPDEKPFIDANGRTQTPARFIGEALGATVTWDGNAKKAVFKMSGTTLELLIGKREYQLNGQKKQMDTEALLINGRTFVPARYVAEAFGATVRWKDEIKTVYIDTNKTGKVEVEGDTREVAGFIVPKGIDLMVAGADEDYSYEATFTISFLRKNVEKQKDDMEKILLQRLSEETVKEIMSLVRSKVKDTDVIEARYFYDEKTGQYLHLAKSWPMRGSTISLYIYKKGFKPF; encoded by the coding sequence ATGAGAAAATCTGCAAAATTAATATTAACAATATTTATAGTAACTATACTTTTTTCAAATATCACTTTTGCGATTAATATACCGCTTCGTGTGGTTGTAAATGGAGAAGAGTTGTATTTTCCGGATGAGAAGCCGTTCATCGATGCGAATGGAAGGACGCAGACACCAGCAAGGTTTATTGGAGAAGCTTTGGGAGCAACAGTAACGTGGGATGGAAATGCGAAAAAAGCAGTATTTAAAATGAGTGGAACGACATTGGAGTTGCTTATTGGGAAAAGAGAATATCAGTTGAACGGTCAAAAGAAGCAAATGGATACGGAAGCGTTATTGATAAATGGAAGGACATTTGTACCGGCCCGTTATGTGGCGGAAGCATTTGGTGCAACTGTTAGGTGGAAAGATGAAATTAAAACTGTGTACATAGATACAAACAAGACAGGAAAAGTGGAAGTTGAAGGCGATACAAGGGAAGTAGCCGGGTTTATTGTACCGAAAGGTATTGATTTAATGGTTGCGGGTGCAGATGAAGATTATAGCTATGAAGCAACGTTTACGATATCTTTTTTGAGAAAGAATGTTGAAAAACAGAAAGATGATATGGAGAAAATATTGTTACAAAGGTTGAGTGAAGAGACGGTAAAAGAGATTATGAGTCTTGTGAGGTCAAAGGTAAAGGATACGGATGTTATTGAAGCAAGGTATTTTTATGACGAAAAGACAGGCCAATATTTGCATTTAGCTAAGTCATGGCCAATGAGAGGATCTACAATTTCTTTGTATATATATAAAAAAGGATTCAAACCTTTTTAG
- a CDS encoding DUF5702 domain-containing protein: MSIFLCVVLLITIAIPAILVEGTRIKAAQTQIESALDISAKSALANYNYLLKELYGLMALSSDDPDLLMEEIIYYLERNLMVEGIKEHKTKAESTLDTINESETVKNIKKFLGVDKKKEEKSLDLYDYKIENVKVQPIYNLSEPEVLRAQILEYMKYRGPKELSEGLMDKFLALKDFKKQADILKEKLDVDKNLTEIKENEVKASDNMVTVNKFATDANIPNQLDLAAQYILQKVKLEKAIKDMEKEIEDKEEKLEEIEEEIDGYKNEIKDLKKQIEEKKKEAEDDESGEVDVSNEENRIKEIESLIKDLEDSKDEIEEEIDELKEKIKANKKELEDKKTLIKNVNDRLIGYIDKTIKAVEEARNALETVMKKSVETVAKIDQINEKLEGETNEFSNTTRLDLGSKKERISAEDLTPKIAELNHNLALLNDIKNCIENARMKELGLSDFGDAIPDIDEVRARLNIETVKAKIAEYKGKVNGDPIDYYADKGIISDKPKEGEKDPRDSISDFTKKGGPEDENPVKENKKTMPEDVPSKNGYKRTELEEIKNDMEHVKNILGIIASGGKSGGTSTGKELGAVDLSKTSFSKDNTEFSKSGLDFLSGISEIFMDGIYNLRDEIYINEYIMGSFANYTTDLEKDLDLRGNLMKNRPVFFDANHADVEYILGGFESEKENINAVKAQITLVRFALNVIAIYTDPYKFNTALEVATVVAGWTGGVGVPIVHTLIMMAWAMAESLFDVYLLLKGDSVPIFKTRNTWITDIDGFSKIITNEIVENTKNIARNAAKQVIDYTENKVEDFLKSASITISDYIDSKVDLLVDKAFASIENPLKENMYSAENIFSDFEASVYFNGEGEIGDIMNQISNEVQVLLQEEMKIVENSTLGSYVPEIILGVDYTDFLQEYKNRNLKEVIAELTVELAEGKELLGYNVDETSKKINSMIFNTIQKAKNEVKLNIKTKIREYKKDLIEKFEKKFKETAEKGKEEVDKFIDSIGNTSDSEVMKTNLKGSFLSMKYVDYLRLFLLFTDKDVKIKRIADLIQVNMRNVSGNKTFKMSECSTYMRIESSVSIKYLFATKPFMPKEFRTEDGKRIELDVVLYKGY; the protein is encoded by the coding sequence ATGTCAATTTTTTTGTGTGTTGTTTTGTTGATAACGATTGCCATCCCCGCTATATTGGTTGAAGGAACGAGAATAAAGGCGGCACAGACACAAATCGAAAGTGCCCTGGATATATCGGCAAAGTCAGCTCTTGCCAATTATAATTATTTGTTGAAAGAGCTATATGGTCTTATGGCTCTGTCCAGTGATGATCCCGACTTGTTGATGGAGGAAATAATATATTATCTTGAAAGAAATTTGATGGTTGAAGGTATTAAAGAACACAAAACAAAAGCGGAATCAACTCTTGACACCATAAATGAATCGGAAACCGTTAAAAATATAAAGAAGTTTTTGGGAGTGGACAAGAAAAAAGAGGAAAAATCTTTGGATTTGTATGATTATAAAATTGAAAATGTTAAAGTTCAACCAATATATAACCTGTCGGAGCCGGAGGTTTTAAGAGCGCAGATACTGGAATATATGAAATACAGAGGTCCGAAGGAATTGTCTGAAGGACTTATGGATAAATTTCTTGCTTTGAAGGATTTTAAGAAGCAGGCTGATATTTTAAAGGAGAAGCTTGATGTTGACAAGAATTTAACGGAGATTAAGGAAAATGAGGTTAAAGCCTCAGATAATATGGTGACGGTCAATAAATTTGCCACAGATGCAAATATACCAAATCAGTTGGATTTGGCTGCGCAATATATATTGCAAAAAGTTAAGTTGGAAAAAGCGATAAAGGACATGGAGAAAGAGATAGAAGATAAGGAAGAAAAGTTGGAAGAAATAGAAGAAGAAATAGATGGATACAAGAATGAAATCAAAGACCTCAAGAAGCAGATAGAGGAAAAGAAAAAAGAGGCTGAAGATGATGAGTCCGGTGAAGTGGATGTATCAAACGAGGAAAACAGGATAAAAGAGATTGAAAGTTTGATAAAGGATCTTGAGGATTCGAAGGATGAGATTGAAGAAGAAATAGACGAGCTGAAAGAAAAAATAAAAGCAAATAAAAAAGAATTGGAGGATAAGAAGACACTTATAAAGAACGTTAACGATAGATTAATAGGTTATATTGACAAAACCATAAAAGCTGTAGAGGAAGCAAGGAATGCACTTGAGACTGTAATGAAAAAGTCGGTAGAGACTGTGGCAAAGATTGACCAAATAAATGAGAAGCTGGAAGGAGAAACGAATGAATTTTCGAACACCACAAGGCTTGACCTTGGAAGCAAGAAAGAAAGGATATCGGCAGAGGATTTGACTCCCAAGATTGCCGAGCTTAATCACAACCTTGCTCTGCTGAATGATATAAAGAATTGTATAGAAAATGCGAGAATGAAAGAACTTGGTTTGAGTGATTTTGGGGATGCAATTCCGGATATAGATGAAGTGCGTGCAAGGCTTAATATTGAGACGGTGAAGGCGAAAATAGCAGAGTATAAAGGTAAAGTCAATGGTGATCCTATTGATTATTATGCAGACAAGGGTATAATTTCTGACAAACCCAAGGAAGGAGAAAAGGATCCGAGGGATTCCATAAGTGATTTTACGAAAAAAGGCGGACCCGAGGATGAAAATCCGGTAAAGGAAAACAAGAAGACAATGCCGGAGGATGTACCGTCGAAAAATGGGTATAAACGGACGGAACTGGAAGAAATAAAAAATGACATGGAACATGTAAAGAATATACTTGGTATTATAGCTTCAGGAGGGAAGAGTGGAGGAACTTCAACCGGAAAAGAGCTTGGCGCGGTGGATTTGAGTAAGACATCGTTCTCGAAGGATAATACGGAGTTTTCAAAGAGCGGATTGGATTTTCTTTCGGGTATATCAGAAATATTTATGGACGGTATCTATAATTTGAGAGATGAAATATATATAAATGAGTACATAATGGGAAGCTTTGCGAATTACACCACGGATTTGGAGAAAGACCTGGATTTAAGAGGAAATTTGATGAAAAACAGGCCGGTTTTCTTTGACGCGAACCATGCGGATGTAGAGTATATTTTAGGGGGATTTGAAAGTGAAAAGGAGAATATAAATGCAGTAAAGGCACAGATTACTCTTGTTAGGTTTGCGTTGAATGTTATAGCTATATATACGGATCCATATAAGTTTAATACTGCATTAGAGGTTGCTACCGTTGTGGCTGGGTGGACCGGCGGTGTAGGTGTACCAATTGTACATACATTGATTATGATGGCTTGGGCAATGGCTGAGTCTTTGTTTGATGTGTACCTGCTGTTGAAAGGGGATAGTGTACCGATATTTAAAACGAGAAATACGTGGATAACGGATATTGATGGGTTTTCTAAAATAATTACAAATGAAATTGTAGAAAATACAAAAAATATAGCACGGAATGCAGCTAAGCAAGTTATTGACTATACAGAAAATAAAGTAGAAGATTTTCTAAAAAGTGCAAGTATAACTATTTCTGATTACATTGATTCTAAAGTTGACCTGTTGGTTGATAAAGCTTTTGCAAGTATTGAAAATCCTTTAAAAGAAAATATGTATTCGGCTGAAAATATTTTTAGCGATTTTGAAGCAAGCGTATACTTTAATGGTGAAGGTGAAATAGGAGATATAATGAATCAAATTAGCAACGAAGTTCAAGTTTTGCTTCAAGAAGAAATGAAAATTGTTGAGAATAGTACTTTGGGTAGCTATGTGCCTGAAATTATTCTGGGAGTAGATTATACAGATTTTTTGCAAGAATATAAAAATAGAAATCTTAAAGAGGTAATTGCTGAGTTGACTGTTGAACTTGCGGAAGGAAAGGAGTTGCTTGGATATAATGTAGATGAAACTAGCAAAAAAATAAATAGCATGATTTTTAATACTATTCAAAAAGCAAAAAATGAAGTGAAACTTAATATAAAAACAAAAATTAGAGAGTATAAGAAAGATTTAATTGAAAAATTTGAAAAAAAATTTAAAGAAACAGCTGAGAAAGGAAAAGAAGAAGTTGATAAATTTATTGATTCTATAGGTAATACAAGTGATTCAGAAGTAATGAAAACAAACCTTAAAGGGTCTTTTCTCTCCATGAAATACGTTGATTACCTTAGGTTATTTCTACTTTTTACAGACAAAGATGTGAAAATAAAAAGAATAGCTGATTTGATTCAAGTGAATATGAGAAATGTATCTGGGAATAAAACTTTTAAAATGTCAGAATGTAGTACGTATATGCGTATTGAATCTTCAGTTTCTATAAAATATTTGTTTGCGACAAAACCTTTTATGCCAAAAGAGTTCAGAACCGAAGATGGAAAAAGAATAGAGTTAGATGTTGTCCTGTATAAAGGATATTAA
- a CDS encoding endo-1,4-beta-xylanase, whose amino-acid sequence MLKKKLLTLLTVFALLTVGICGSFLPLPKASAAALIYDDFETGLNGWGPRGPETVELTTEEAYSGRYSLKVSGRTSTWNGPMVDKTDVLTLGESYKLGVYVKFVGDSYSNEQRFSLQLQYNDGAGDVYQNIKTATVYKGTWTLLEGQLTVPSHAKDVKIYVETEFKNSPSPQDLMDFYIDDFTATPANLPEIEKDIPSLKDVFAGYFKVGGAATVAELAPKPAKELFLKHYNSLTFGNELKPESVLDYDATIAYMEANGGDQVNPQITLRAARPLLEFAKEHNIPVRGHTLVWHSQTPDWFFRENYSQDENAPWASKEVMLQRLENYIKNLMEALATEYPTVKFYAWDVVNEAVDPNTSDGMRTPGSNNKNPGSSLWMQTVGRDFIVKAFEYARKYAPADCKLFYNDYNEYEDRKCDFIIEILTELKAKGLVDGMGMQSHWVMDYPSISMFEKSIRRYAALGLEIQLTELDIRNPDNSQWALERQANRYKELVTKLVDLKKEGINITALVFWGITDATSWLGGYPLLFDAEYKAKPAFYAIVNSVPPLPTEPPVQVIPGDVNGDGRVNSSDLTLMKRYLLKSISDFPTPEGKIAADLNEDGKVNSTDLLALKKLVLREL is encoded by the coding sequence ATGCTGAAGAAAAAACTGTTGACCCTTTTGACAGTCTTTGCTCTGCTGACTGTCGGTATCTGCGGAAGTTTTTTGCCGTTACCCAAAGCATCCGCAGCAGCTCTGATTTACGATGATTTTGAAACAGGTCTGAACGGATGGGGACCAAGAGGACCGGAAACCGTCGAACTTACCACCGAGGAAGCTTACTCGGGAAGATACAGTTTGAAGGTCAGCGGACGTACCAGCACATGGAACGGGCCCATGGTTGACAAAACCGATGTGTTGACTTTGGGCGAAAGCTATAAGTTGGGCGTATATGTAAAATTCGTGGGTGATTCCTATTCAAATGAGCAAAGATTCAGTTTGCAGCTTCAATATAACGACGGAGCAGGAGATGTATACCAAAATATAAAAACCGCCACGGTTTACAAGGGAACATGGACTTTGCTGGAAGGACAGCTTACAGTTCCCAGCCATGCAAAGGACGTAAAAATATATGTGGAAACCGAATTTAAAAATTCTCCGAGTCCGCAGGACTTGATGGATTTCTATATTGACGATTTCACAGCAACACCTGCAAATTTGCCTGAAATTGAGAAAGATATTCCAAGCTTGAAAGATGTCTTTGCCGGTTATTTCAAAGTGGGTGGTGCCGCAACTGTGGCGGAACTGGCGCCGAAGCCTGCAAAAGAGCTTTTCCTCAAGCATTATAACAGCTTGACTTTTGGTAATGAGTTAAAACCGGAAAGTGTACTTGACTATGATGCTACAATTGCTTATATGGAGGCAAACGGAGGCGACCAGGTTAATCCGCAGATAACCTTGAGAGCGGCAAGACCCCTGTTGGAGTTTGCGAAAGAACACAACATACCTGTAAGAGGACATACCCTTGTATGGCACAGCCAGACACCGGACTGGTTCTTCAGAGAAAATTACTCTCAGGACGAAAATGCTCCCTGGGCATCCAAGGAAGTAATGCTGCAAAGGTTGGAAAACTACATAAAGAATTTAATGGAAGCTTTGGCGACCGAATATCCGACGGTTAAGTTCTATGCATGGGACGTTGTGAATGAGGCTGTTGATCCTAATACTTCAGACGGTATGAGAACTCCGGGTTCGAATAACAAAAATCCCGGAAGCTCCCTGTGGATGCAAACCGTTGGAAGAGATTTTATTGTTAAAGCTTTTGAATATGCAAGAAAATATGCTCCTGCGGATTGTAAACTCTTCTACAATGACTATAATGAATATGAAGACAGAAAATGTGATTTTATTATTGAAATTCTTACCGAACTTAAAGCCAAAGGCCTGGTTGACGGTATGGGTATGCAATCCCACTGGGTTATGGATTATCCAAGCATAAGCATGTTTGAAAAATCCATCAGAAGATATGCAGCATTGGGATTGGAAATTCAGCTTACCGAGCTGGATATAAGAAATCCTGACAACAGCCAGTGGGCTTTGGAACGTCAGGCTAATCGTTATAAGGAGCTTGTAACAAAATTGGTCGATTTGAAAAAAGAAGGCATAAACATTACGGCATTGGTATTCTGGGGAATAACCGACGCGACAAGCTGGCTTGGAGGATATCCGCTCCTGTTTGACGCGGAATACAAGGCAAAACCTGCATTTTATGCTATAGTTAACAGCGTTCCGCCGCTTCCGACAGAACCGCCGGTTCAGGTTATACCCGGTGATGTAAACGGTGACGGTCGTGTAAATTCATCCGACTTGACTCTTATGAAAAGATACCTTTTAAAATCCATAAGCGACTTCCCGACACCGGAAGGAAAAATTGCGGCGGATTTAAACGAAGACGGCAAGGTAAACTCGACAGATTTGTTAGCGCTGAAAAAACTCGTTCTGAGAGAACTTTGA